A single region of the Elizabethkingia sp. JS20170427COW genome encodes:
- a CDS encoding HAMP domain-containing sensor histidine kinase, whose product MFFEVKRRKIILYSLISSILLIQVIVFLFLYNEYFNAQKLSKIEQKIQQSQTFSKLTSDSKKEFSKAQQHLQKYFATKDTQELDLYFSSLNQLAKNLDGFVKYGNKNIEFNQYLRYHQENDNRISSLKNKIDSTQKAYQAHKIEDLPLTIDPLNLKTKEHTLDLKIERKTDSIVKKGLFGRLSDAIKGEQRVKTDTLVITKQNGSTVDLNEINNEIKKIINQANHLYQQKIKNIQQKQVVVQNNYAFQYELFDQLLASSNSLLEAYDLAVDAYKNELDKQYQQQQKKNDNLRYYTIIGLVILMFIVSIIIIYYIRQSFEYEKKLQQANKIIGANLDFKNKIIGMISHEMRAPMQIMNIFIRRVEKNTQDPKVLEYLKSMKFTNNSLLIQSNQILEYSKDINKPATLEKSDFNLKESIDQTLVAFQAFAESRNNQLIIKNNLHDNLIVHSDYTKIYQLLINLLSNANKFTENGSIIADISSEENLQQTLLKVNIQDTGTGIAPEDLEEIFKPYYRGIISDKVENMGVGLGLNLCQQIVDLFGGEISATSQLGKGTSIQFRIPLNNH is encoded by the coding sequence ATGTTTTTTGAAGTCAAGCGTAGAAAAATAATACTATATTCATTAATATCCAGTATATTACTTATACAGGTAATTGTATTTTTATTCCTATATAATGAATATTTCAATGCACAAAAACTTAGTAAAATTGAGCAAAAAATACAACAAAGCCAAACCTTCAGCAAGCTGACTTCAGATTCTAAAAAGGAATTCTCTAAAGCTCAGCAACATTTACAAAAATATTTTGCTACCAAAGATACCCAGGAATTAGATTTATATTTTTCTTCTCTTAATCAATTAGCAAAAAACTTAGACGGTTTTGTAAAATATGGAAATAAAAACATCGAGTTTAACCAATACCTTCGATACCACCAAGAAAATGACAACCGTATTTCTTCTTTAAAAAATAAAATAGATTCTACTCAAAAAGCTTATCAAGCTCATAAAATTGAAGATTTACCTTTAACTATTGATCCTCTCAATTTAAAAACCAAAGAACACACCTTGGACTTAAAAATAGAACGAAAAACAGATTCTATTGTAAAAAAAGGATTATTTGGAAGGCTTTCCGATGCAATAAAGGGAGAACAACGGGTAAAAACAGACACTCTTGTTATCACCAAGCAGAATGGTAGTACAGTAGATCTTAACGAGATTAATAACGAAATCAAAAAAATTATTAACCAAGCTAACCATCTCTACCAACAAAAGATAAAAAACATACAACAAAAACAAGTTGTTGTACAAAATAATTACGCCTTTCAATATGAATTATTCGACCAATTATTAGCGTCTAGCAATAGTCTTTTGGAGGCTTATGACTTGGCTGTTGACGCTTATAAAAACGAGCTAGACAAACAATACCAACAACAACAGAAAAAGAATGATAACCTTAGGTACTACACCATTATTGGGCTTGTTATCCTTATGTTTATTGTATCCATCATCATCATCTACTATATCCGTCAATCGTTTGAGTACGAGAAGAAATTGCAACAGGCTAATAAAATCATTGGAGCTAACTTAGATTTTAAAAATAAAATTATTGGGATGATTAGTCATGAAATGAGAGCTCCTATGCAAATCATGAATATTTTTATTCGTAGGGTAGAAAAAAACACTCAAGATCCCAAAGTTCTTGAATATTTAAAGTCGATGAAATTCACCAATAACTCTCTCCTTATCCAATCCAACCAAATTTTAGAATACTCTAAAGACATCAATAAACCGGCAACTCTTGAGAAATCTGACTTTAATTTAAAAGAAAGTATAGACCAAACTCTTGTAGCTTTTCAAGCTTTTGCTGAATCTCGCAATAACCAATTGATTATTAAAAACAATCTCCATGATAACTTAATTGTTCATTCAGATTACACTAAAATTTACCAATTGTTGATTAATCTTTTAAGTAATGCTAATAAATTTACTGAGAACGGAAGTATTATTGCAGACATTTCTTCTGAGGAAAATTTACAACAAACACTTCTTAAGGTGAACATACAAGACACAGGAACAGGGATTGCTCCTGAAGATTTAGAAGAGATCTTTAAACCTTACTACCGAGGAATCATTTCCGATAAAGTAGAAAATATGGGAGTAGGGCTAGGGCTCAACCTTTGCCAACAGATTGTAGATCTTTTTGGTGGAGAAATTTCTGCAACCAGCCAGTTAGGTAAAGGAACTTCTATTCAATTCAGGATTCCTCTTAACAACCATTAA
- a CDS encoding transposase: MNFKQIHIGSLIHQKVDEEDIDMVRISNFLKCTEEEVTAMYQQENLPTDILLKWSKLLEYDFFRIYSQHLILYAPSSVKREKKQSQATQLPVFRKNIYTKEIIDFIVELINTHKKTKKQIIEEYNIPKTTLYKWLMKNQSSSSEKNPPQ, from the coding sequence ATGAATTTTAAACAAATACATATAGGTTCTCTCATTCACCAAAAAGTTGATGAGGAAGATATAGATATGGTAAGAATCTCTAATTTTCTAAAATGCACAGAAGAAGAAGTTACTGCCATGTATCAACAAGAGAACCTCCCTACCGATATTCTTTTAAAATGGTCTAAACTCTTGGAATATGATTTTTTTAGAATATACTCTCAGCATCTCATCCTATATGCTCCTTCATCGGTAAAGAGAGAAAAAAAACAATCCCAAGCTACCCAGCTTCCAGTATTTAGAAAAAACATCTATACAAAAGAAATTATAGATTTTATTGTTGAGTTAATCAACACCCATAAAAAGACAAAGAAACAAATTATAGAAGAGTATAACATCCCCAAAACTACTTTATACAAATGGTTAATGAAAAACCAATCCAGCTCATCAGAGAAAAATCCTCCTCAATAG
- a CDS encoding septal ring lytic transglycosylase RlpA family protein, with the protein MQRIVFILFILFTVISSFRYYLEDEEKITWVTYYHDKFNGAKTSNGNIFDNSKYTAAHASLPFGTKVLLTNLATSDTVTVTVNDRGARHKKRAFDITKAAFLRLGEFRHGSLKVSYKIVE; encoded by the coding sequence ATGCAAAGAATTGTTTTTATATTATTTATCCTTTTTACGGTAATTAGTAGTTTTCGTTATTACCTAGAGGATGAGGAGAAAATCACATGGGTTACTTATTATCATGATAAGTTTAACGGAGCCAAAACATCTAATGGCAATATTTTCGATAATTCTAAATATACAGCAGCACATGCATCTCTCCCTTTTGGGACAAAAGTTTTACTTACCAACCTTGCCACTTCGGATACTGTTACAGTCACGGTAAATGATAGGGGAGCTAGGCATAAAAAAAGAGCTTTTGATATTACCAAAGCAGCTTTTCTTAGGTTGGGAGAGTTCAGGCATGGAAGTTTAAAAGTATCGTATAAAATTGTAGAATAA
- a CDS encoding dicarboxylate/amino acid:cation symporter produces the protein MKGQNKLFIAIILSLVLGVVLGALVHFNYPKETIDSFSKNIKLLGTLFIRLVQMIIAPLVFSTLVVGIAKMGDMKMVGRVGAKAMTWFITASLTSLFIGLVIVNVTAPGEGTNIVMNVDDAQDLLKAHSEFSLEHFVNHTIPKSVFEAFSTNEILQIVVFSIFFGVALGAYGEKGKMVTDFLDRIAHVVLIMVNYVMWTAPLGVLGAVAAAVAKYGFEIFTLYAHYLVAFVLGILSLWVVLLIVGYIILGKRLKDLVRHIKTPLLIAFTTTSSEAVFPKLVEELEKFGAQSKIVSFTLPLGYSFNLDGSMMYMTFASLFIAQVYGIHMPIEKQILMLLVLMLTSKGVAGVPRASLIVIVATCSMFGIPPEGIALILPIDHFCDMARSMTNVLGNALATTVVDKWEGHIAIEQENI, from the coding sequence ATGAAAGGCCAAAATAAATTATTTATAGCAATCATACTTTCTCTTGTGTTAGGAGTGGTTTTAGGGGCTTTGGTGCACTTTAACTATCCTAAGGAAACTATTGATAGCTTTTCTAAAAATATAAAGCTACTGGGGACTTTATTCATCCGATTAGTACAGATGATTATTGCTCCGTTAGTTTTTTCTACTTTGGTAGTAGGGATTGCAAAGATGGGAGATATGAAGATGGTTGGCCGTGTAGGAGCTAAAGCGATGACGTGGTTTATTACAGCATCTTTAACATCACTATTTATAGGGTTGGTTATTGTTAATGTTACAGCTCCAGGAGAGGGAACTAACATTGTAATGAATGTTGATGATGCACAAGATTTATTAAAAGCTCATAGCGAGTTTTCACTAGAGCATTTTGTGAATCATACTATTCCTAAAAGTGTTTTTGAAGCATTTTCTACAAATGAAATTTTACAAATTGTAGTCTTTTCTATTTTCTTTGGAGTGGCTTTAGGAGCTTATGGTGAAAAAGGTAAAATGGTTACCGACTTTTTAGACCGAATTGCTCACGTTGTCCTTATCATGGTGAACTATGTTATGTGGACGGCGCCATTAGGGGTGCTAGGAGCGGTAGCAGCAGCTGTAGCAAAATATGGATTTGAGATTTTCACTCTTTATGCTCATTATCTTGTGGCTTTTGTTTTAGGAATTTTATCTCTTTGGGTAGTATTACTCATTGTAGGATACATCATTTTAGGAAAACGATTGAAAGACTTGGTAAGACATATTAAAACCCCATTGTTAATAGCTTTTACCACAACAAGTTCGGAAGCTGTTTTTCCTAAATTAGTAGAAGAGTTAGAGAAATTTGGAGCACAAAGTAAAATAGTATCTTTTACCTTGCCTTTAGGATATTCCTTTAACCTAGATGGTAGTATGATGTATATGACATTTGCATCCCTCTTTATTGCTCAAGTATATGGTATCCATATGCCAATAGAAAAGCAAATCCTGATGTTGTTAGTACTCATGTTAACCAGTAAAGGAGTAGCAGGCGTACCAAGAGCTTCGCTTATTGTGATTGTGGCAACATGTTCTATGTTTGGGATTCCACCAGAAGGAATTGCACTTATCTTGCCAATAGACCACTTCTGTGATATGGCAAGGAGTATGACGAATGTATTAGGAAATGCCCTAGCGACCACGGTAGTAGATAAATGGGAAGGACATATTGCGATAGAGCAAGAAAATATTTAA
- a CDS encoding response regulator transcription factor: MEKTFLIADDHAIVRQGLSLIIEDLYEDAKILQTATLAQTLGEVQKHSCNFAILDIQFQDGSCMNILPKIKEYNPDIKILIFSSCEERSHALKYIEAGAHGYLNKLSDEDTISSAIQALVQQGKYFSPIVQDLLLQKVKDPFFDQPLHKLTDREKQVAQLLAEGLGNLEIANYLNIKQNTVSTLKKRIFEKLEITNILDLAELLK; this comes from the coding sequence TTGGAAAAGACTTTTTTAATTGCCGATGACCATGCTATTGTTAGACAAGGACTGAGCTTAATTATTGAGGATTTATATGAAGATGCTAAAATCTTACAAACGGCAACTCTCGCTCAGACCTTAGGTGAGGTACAAAAGCACTCTTGTAATTTTGCCATCCTTGATATACAGTTTCAGGATGGTAGTTGTATGAACATCCTTCCTAAGATAAAAGAATACAACCCTGATATAAAAATCTTGATTTTCTCTAGTTGCGAGGAAAGAAGCCACGCTTTAAAATACATTGAAGCAGGAGCCCACGGCTACCTTAATAAGCTAAGTGATGAAGATACTATTAGTAGTGCTATCCAAGCACTGGTACAACAAGGAAAATACTTTTCTCCTATCGTTCAAGATTTACTTCTCCAAAAAGTAAAAGACCCTTTCTTCGACCAACCTTTGCATAAACTAACCGATCGAGAAAAACAAGTTGCGCAACTTTTAGCAGAAGGATTAGGTAACTTAGAAATTGCCAACTACCTCAATATCAAACAAAATACGGTAAGCACCTTAAAAAAACGTATTTTTGAAAAATTAGAAATCACAAATATTCTGGACTTAGCCGAATTACTAAAATAA